The Deltaproteobacteria bacterium genome contains the following window.
GTTTCCGTACAGGCCCACTCCGCCGATGTTATGGATGAGCCCAATCGCGGGGTCCTTGACTTGCATCTCGCCGGCCTCGCCCCTGAGCTGCAAAACGATGGTGCGGATCTGGGAACCGCCCGTCGCCCCGATGGGGTGTCCCTTGGAAAGAAGTCCGCCGTCCACATTTACCGGGATGCTCCCTTCCTTGTAAGTCTCCTTGCTCTTGATCAGTTCCTTGCCCTCGCCCGGTTCGGCGAACCCCAAATTCTCGTAAGCCATCATCTCCGCGATGGTGAAGCAGTCATGCACTTCCGCTACATCTACGTCCTTGGGGGTGATCCCCGCCATCTCGTAAGCCTGTCTCCCGGCCTCAATACCTACGTTCAGGCCTGTGAACATGTCTCTTCCCGCCATATTAACGGGTGCAGAGGCCGCGCCGATTCCCAGGATCCAAACCGGTTTCTTTGAAAAGGCCTTGGCCTTTTCCTCATTCGCCACGATGATACAGGACGATCCGTCCGCGTTGGCACAACAGTCTCCAACCCTCAGGGGGCTGGCTACAGGGCTCGACATGGGGCTTTCCGGATCATTGAACATGTCCATGGTCACCGGCTTGCGATAAACGGCCTTTTCGTTGATTTGGCCGTAGGTGGCCGACTTGACCCGGATCAGGGCGAGATCCTCAGGGGTCGTTCCATACTTTTCAAAATGAGCCCTGGCATGAAGGGCGTAATAGGCGGGCATCATGGTTCCAAAAGGGCTTTCCCATTGAATGTCCGCCCCCCGACCCATTCTCTCCTGGGACTCGGCTGAGGTGATCTCCGACATCTTCTGGAAGCCAAGCACCATCACCACGTCATGGAGGCCGGACTTCACGAGGGAATAGGCCAGCTTGAGTCCCGTGCTACTGGATGAGCACAGGGTCTCCACATAGAGGGTCGGCTGAGGCGTGAGCCCCAGGTACTCCGCGATGACCCCTGCCGGGGACCTCTGTTTGTCATATTCCGGTGCCGAACAGATGACGGTGGCATCAATATCTTCCACGCTGATCCGGGCATCCGCCATGGCCTCCTTGAATCCTTCGAAGGCCAGCTCCCTGATCGATCCGGGATATCCCCGCACAAAGGCGCTCTGGCCGACGCCGATAATTCCTACTTTTCCCATTGGTTACCTCCCCGTACACATCTTTCGGTGTTCTCGTGACAGGCGGGCCCCTGGAGGCATCCATGGATCCCGGATCGTTTCAGGCCTTCCGGGCAAGACGCTGTTCCTAGGGGGCCTCCCTTTCAAATGAGTTTTGCTTCTCCACAAGGGGCATAAGATCGACGACCATTCCGCTTCGGAATGAGACCTTTCCCAAATGAGGCGAGAGAGAGTATAGGAGATGTAAAGGAGGGGGTCAAGCAAGAAAACCGCTACAATATGGCTACAATGTCTCACTCGAACTCCTCCGATTCCTCAGCAGGATAGAAAAGATAGAGAAATTCCTCCTCAATCCGTTCCAGATCTTCCCTGAGCAGTATCTCCTCAGCTTTCCTGCGAAAGGCCATCGATCTCCTCTCCATGTTTCGTAGCATTTCTTCCACCCCATACTCCCTGAGCAAGGCCTTGACCTCCCTGAAGAGGGCTTCGCTCCCATAGAGAAAAAGACCCTCGCTCAGGATCTTGCAGGCCACCATCCGCTTGAAGGTGTCAAAACGAAGCTGTTCTCTCACCCTATCCAAATCTTTTACCACATAATCAATTTCCTCACGGAGGTGTGGAGTCATGAGGAGACGGGTCTTTTCCCGGTAGATAGCCTCATCCAGCCGCTTCGCCATGGAATCCGGGAAGAGATCATCCACGATTACAACTATATCCATATCGCTTCCCCGGACCATCCTCCCCGTGCTCCTCTCGGGCCGTGGAACGTCGTGGGCCATGTTGTAGACGATATCCCCGGCCAAGATAAAACAGGCCCGCTCCTTGATATCGGTCTCGTCCCGGAAACGGCTCGCGAGGGAAGAGACGATATTGTAAGCCAGGTCCAATTTCGACCTGCTGATCTCCTCGATCCGTGAGATAAGAGCGGCCCCCTTACGGGCAAGGGCCGCGGGATCCCCCGGGAGACCCACTACTGAGTAAGTGAGGAACTCTCTCAGGATGGAGGGAGAGAGCCGGGCGTATCCTTCGATCCTGGAATCGAGGCGCAGGTACCGGGTTCCCACGTTTCGCACCACAATACGGCTGGATCCCTTGCAAGAACGCCACAGAACGATCCCGCTCATCGAGGTGGCCTCCAGGAGTTCTTGGCCTGTCATGGGCCCCTTTTCTTCGATCAGCTCGATGATCTCCTTTTCCATCAATGGGCCTTACCGGGAAGAAAAAAAGGATTGCACCATCCGGTCCACATCGGCCTTAAGGCAGAGGGCCGCTTCCACCGGTATTCGGGAGCGCCGCAGGAAAAGCCTCAACAGATCCCGAAAGTGTTCGTCCATAGATAATCGAAAAATGGGTATACCTTCCGGTGTCTCCGGGGCTCCCCCGGCCAGGGCCGCGGCCACGTTTCCGGAGAAATCCTCGAATTCCATTCGGAAACCTGGCTCCTTAAGGAGATGAAGGGTATCGGGGGTCATCCCCCTGTATAAAAGGTAGGCGTTGGCCCTGGGGGAGAGGGTTGTCTTGAAAAAGGGGTAGGTCTTAAAAAACAGATCGGCCGTGAAATGTTTCCCTCTCTCCTTCCCGGCAATCCACTGCAACAGGCGGGGGCCCCACCCCAGCAAGGTGAAGAGGGGATTCCTCTTCCTGCTGGAAAAGGAGAAGCTGTCCAGGTCATCGGCCAGGTTCATCCAGAATGATTTCTCCCTCTCGTCCAAGAGGGAGAAGGTTTTTGCCTCGGGGCAGGTCTCCCGCCTGCACTTCTCGCCGTAGTCCACCCGGTAGCGGAGGTCACGGCCGCCGTTTCGGGCCGGGTGGAGCAGGCAACCGATCCGCCTGTAGTCCGGATCCAGATACCCCAAGGCCCAGCAACTGAAACCGGTGATGGGGACGACGTCCCTCCCGGCCTTATCAAAGGTCCGGGTGTTCTCCCTGAGCATCCTCTGGACCATGCCGCGGTATTGGACATGCTCGTATCCGGGGGGCCGAATCGGGGGGCAACAACCAAAGCAGGTCTTCCGATCATCCGGAGAACATAAGGTTATGGTGTCCTTTTCCATGGCGGTGGATTACTCCCGGAAAAACCCGGACGGGAAATCCCCAAACCCTTCCCCGTCCGACAACGGGGAACCTGGCTTAAGGCCACCGTTCCGGCTCTTCGCTTCCCGTGGAATCAAAATTTTTGGGGGACTTTGAAACGAGGCGGCTCTTTCTCCTCCTGGCCAGTTCCCGTTTATCCACCACCTCGTCGGACTCATCCACGATTTCCCTTCCCAGGATCTCTTCCAGGATATCCTCCAGGGTGATCAACCCTGAGAGCCCCCCGTATTCGTCGATCACGATGAAAAGCTTCTCCCTGGTTCCCATGAATTCCATGAGGACATTGTTCAGGGTCGCGTTTTCCACCACGAAATGTACGGGCCGCATGATTTCCGTGAGCCTCACATCCCGCTTCCCTTCCGCGAGGGCGATGAAAACCTCCTTGGTCAGGACGATACCCACGATATCTTCCTTGTCCTTGTCGTATACAGGCACCCGGCTGTGTTCCCATTTAGGGGCTTGTCGATGGGCCTCCTCCAGTGTCATGTGCTCGCTGAGCGAGAAAACGACTGTCCTGGGAGTCATGACATCCTTGACCCTTCTGGTTTCCATGGAAAGGATATTGTCGATCACACTCTCTTGATAGGGTTTGATAGCCCCCGCCCTCATGCCCAGGCGGGCCATGATCCTGAGTTCCTCCGGCGAAACGGATTCCTGGGGCCGATTTTTTGCCAGGAGGCCTGTGATATGCCCGCACAACCAGATAGCCGGCCACATGAAGATAACGAGCCATTTCAGGGGAAGGGCGATCAGGGGTGCCAGGGAGCGGGCATAGACCACCCCGGCGGTCTTCGGTATGACCTCCGAAAAGATCAGGATGGTAAGGGTGAAAAAGGCCGAAAAGTATCCCAGCCATTGATCACCGAAAACGGCCGTGGCCGCCGATCCCGCAAAGGCCGCCCCGGCCGTGTTTGCGATCGTATTCAGGGAGAGGATGGCCGAAATGGGCCGATCGACCTTCTCCCTCATCTCCTTCAATATCCTCCCGCTGCGGCGCTTCTGATTAACCAGGGCCTCTATCTGGCGGATAGGTGTGGAGTAAAGTACCGCTTCGAGGAGGGAACAACTCGCCGAAACGATGACGGCAAAGCTCACGGAAACGATCAGTTCTATCATGGCTCACCTGGACTCCTGAATGAACGGGTTCGTGGTTGGCCCGGGAAAAGGGCAGGCTTTCATAACCGCCCCACAGGAAAATCCCTGTACCACGCCCGGACCTTCAACGTGCAAGCCTTGCGGCCCGGGTCAACTCCTCCGGCTTGTTGATGTTGATTAGGGTTAGCAGGTGGGGGTCAAACCGGCGGATCTCTTCCTCACGGACATACCGCACCCGGATTTCATCAAAGAACCTGATGATCTGATATCTCTCCTCCTCTATGGCCTTTTCGATGAGAGGGAGGCAGGTCTTGTGGTAGAGGGCGTGAAGCGGCTCTATCTTCCAGTCGACCCGCGGTACGACTGCATCAAACTCTTTCCCGGTCTCTATCATGTGACGAATCAGGCTGGAATTGATGAAAGGCATATCACAGGCCACGAAAAACCCGGCCTCGTCCGAAATGGTCTTGAGACCGGTGTAAAGCCCCCCCAGAGGGCCGAGTCCCTTGATCAGGTCTTCCACCATGGGAATATGGAGGTAGGCATATTCCTCCGGGGTATTGGTGACGATGAGCAGTTTA
Protein-coding sequences here:
- a CDS encoding molybdenum cofactor guanylyltransferase codes for the protein MSDLETRKGQKSLSPHSVTGVILAGGKSLRYGRNKALVEIKGVRLIDRVVGVMSGIFHKLLIVTNTPEEYAYLHIPMVEDLIKGLGPLGGLYTGLKTISDEAGFFVACDMPFINSSLIRHMIETGKEFDAVVPRVDWKIEPLHALYHKTCLPLIEKAIEEERYQIIRFFDEIRVRYVREEEIRRFDPHLLTLININKPEELTRAARLAR
- a CDS encoding acetyl-CoA acetyltransferase; this translates as MGKVGIIGVGQSAFVRGYPGSIRELAFEGFKEAMADARISVEDIDATVICSAPEYDKQRSPAGVIAEYLGLTPQPTLYVETLCSSSSTGLKLAYSLVKSGLHDVVMVLGFQKMSEITSAESQERMGRGADIQWESPFGTMMPAYYALHARAHFEKYGTTPEDLALIRVKSATYGQINEKAVYRKPVTMDMFNDPESPMSSPVASPLRVGDCCANADGSSCIIVANEEKAKAFSKKPVWILGIGAASAPVNMAGRDMFTGLNVGIEAGRQAYEMAGITPKDVDVAEVHDCFTIAEMMAYENLGFAEPGEGKELIKSKETYKEGSIPVNVDGGLLSKGHPIGATGGSQIRTIVLQLRGEAGEMQVKDPAIGLIHNIGGVGLYGNVTILGRE
- a CDS encoding DUF21 domain-containing protein: MIELIVSVSFAVIVSASCSLLEAVLYSTPIRQIEALVNQKRRSGRILKEMREKVDRPISAILSLNTIANTAGAAFAGSAATAVFGDQWLGYFSAFFTLTILIFSEVIPKTAGVVYARSLAPLIALPLKWLVIFMWPAIWLCGHITGLLAKNRPQESVSPEELRIMARLGMRAGAIKPYQESVIDNILSMETRRVKDVMTPRTVVFSLSEHMTLEEAHRQAPKWEHSRVPVYDKDKEDIVGIVLTKEVFIALAEGKRDVRLTEIMRPVHFVVENATLNNVLMEFMGTREKLFIVIDEYGGLSGLITLEDILEEILGREIVDESDEVVDKRELARRRKSRLVSKSPKNFDSTGSEEPERWP